TGCGCCGCTCTGCCAGGAAGTTCGGCATGCGGACGCTGCGCGAGGACGGTTGGCGTAAGGCGCTGGCGGGTATCACGTCCGTCGAGGAAGTGCGGCGACTGACTCCGGAAGAAGACGAGAGCCAAGCCGCGATGCTCGGCGCTGAGTAGGTCAGACGATGCCACGATTCGCGTATGAAGCCACGACCGCAGCCGGTCAAGTCATGCACGGCACGATGGACGCGACGTCGCCGTCGGACCTGATCGCGCGGCTACGCGGAATGGGGTACTTCCCCACCCACATCGAGGAGGCGGCTCCGGAGGTCAAGCGCCGTCTTCGGTTGGGCACCGGCATCCGCGCCAAGGAGATCGAGTTCTTCACGCTGCAGATGGCGACTCTGGTCAACGCAGGCGTCCAGATCGACCGCGCCCTTCGCGTCTGCGGCGAGCAGATGCCGAATCCGTATCTGCGGCAGGTCGTCGAGCAGATTCGATATGACGTCGAGCACGGGAGCAGCTTCGCCGACGCGTTGGGCAGGCATCCCAAGCTGTTCTCCCCGCTCTACGTGAACATGGTGGAGGCGGGACAGGCAGGCGGCGTGCTGGGCGTCGTCCTTCAGCGATTGGCGGACTTCACGAAGCAGCAGCGAGAGCTCCGCGACTCCGTGACCTCCGCGCTGATCTACCCGATGATTCTGCTCGGGTTCGTCGGGCTCATCATCGTCGCGCTGACGTTCTTCGTGATTCCTCGGTTCGTCGTCATGTTCCAGGATGTCGGCGTCGCCTTACCGATCTACACGCGACTCCTGATCGGGGGCGTCGATTTCGTCAGGTCGCCCTACGGCGTCGCCTGGGTCTGGAGCGGGATCCCGTTGCCCGGCGTCCTGCTGACGATACTCGTGATCGCTGCAGTGTCCGCGCGCCAATACTCCCGGACGGAAGCCGGCAAGCGCGTCTTCGACCGATTGCGCATGAAGCTCCCGCTCGCCGGCAACGTCGTCCGCAACTTCGCGCTGGTGCGGCTCATGCAGACGATGAGCACGCTCATGGAGAACGGAGTGACGCTGCTTCCAGCGCTGCGGATCGCGAAGGACACCGTGGGGAGCGTCTCCTACGAAGAGGCCCTCGGCGTCGCAGCGTCGGAGATCGAGCGTGGGTCGAATCTTTCCGGTCCATTGTCGGAGAGCGGGCTCTTCCCTCCCATCGTCACGGACATGCTCGCCATCGGCGAAGAGTCCGGGGAACCGGAGCAGATGCTCGCGCGCCTGGCGGAATACTACGACCGAGAGATCAAACGCTCGCTCGAACGCATGGTGGCGGCATTGGGTCCCCTCCTGATCCTGTTCATGGCGGGGATCGTCGTGTTCATCGCATTGGCGATCGTGTTACCGATCTTCAACCTGTCCCAGATGCTTCGCTAATCAGGCGCGAACG
This genomic interval from Candidatus Poribacteria bacterium contains the following:
- a CDS encoding type II secretion system F family protein, with protein sequence MPRFAYEATTAAGQVMHGTMDATSPSDLIARLRGMGYFPTHIEEAAPEVKRRLRLGTGIRAKEIEFFTLQMATLVNAGVQIDRALRVCGEQMPNPYLRQVVEQIRYDVEHGSSFADALGRHPKLFSPLYVNMVEAGQAGGVLGVVLQRLADFTKQQRELRDSVTSALIYPMILLGFVGLIIVALTFFVIPRFVVMFQDVGVALPIYTRLLIGGVDFVRSPYGVAWVWSGIPLPGVLLTILVIAAVSARQYSRTEAGKRVFDRLRMKLPLAGNVVRNFALVRLMQTMSTLMENGVTLLPALRIAKDTVGSVSYEEALGVAASEIERGSNLSGPLSESGLFPPIVTDMLAIGEESGEPEQMLARLAEYYDREIKRSLERMVAALGPLLILFMAGIVVFIALAIVLPIFNLSQMLR